The Candidatus Nitrosopumilus sp. SW genomic sequence ATCACATCTTTGTAGTCTTTCTAGATCTTCATTGTATTTATCTTGGAAGTGCATCATACCAAGGAACAATCCTTTGACGTGCCAGGAACCAACTGAATCAAATGATCTCTTCATCAAAATGTTACCAAACATCTTTGCCAAGTCTAATCCTGCTGGTTGCTTCTTTGAATCAACAAATCCTTTGAGTTTTCTTACAACTTCAAGCATTGTAAAGTACTTGTTTTTACCAGAACGAATTTCTTCGGCTTTATCTTCAAATAATTCTAACATTCCTTGAATATCACAGAATTTTGTTAATGGAACAAACTTCTTGGTCTCTTCATCTTCAAAGATGTATGTTCCTGCACCACAAGCAAAGTGAATTGATAATTCGTATTTTGGTTTGCTTGAGAATGCTTCAATTACATTTGTTAATGGCATGCAACTTGGTACTGGGAACCAATCATCAACAGTTACCTCACCATTTGTTTGCTCTTCAATTCTTTGAATACAATCAGGAACTGTGATTCTATATTTTTCACGTTCACTTTTACCCATTCTACCAGTTAATGATACTGGTTGGAAGTTTACAGCATGAACTACATCCATGTTCTTTTGAGCATATCTAATAATTCCACCTAATTCGTGATCATTGATTGATTTGATTACTGTTGGAACAAATACGACAGTTGTTCCTGTCTTTCTACAACTATCAAGTGCATATGGGATTTCCCAGTGATTCTTTGGGTTTGTTCTTGCAGTTACACCATCAAATGAAAGATACAAGTTGTTACATCCTGCAAGTCTTACTTCACGTGCTGCTTCTGGATCCATTGCATGTCTAATTCCATTGGTGTTCATCTGAATATGATCAACACCTTCTTCTTTCATAATTTTGATAACATCAGCAATATCTTCTCTAAGCATTG encodes the following:
- the tes gene encoding tetraether lipid synthase Tes, translating into MALIQISNQTTKNLGKKSTIRFTQSICPDCNMILDAEVFERDNKVFMSKVCPTHGECEELYFGSYELYKKFSTYWMDGKGAHAPNVMIDKCSCPNNCGLCSNHLSHSGLANMIVTNRCDLTCWYCFFYVKKGLEGAYMYEPDHTQIRGMMKTLRAERPIPGNSMQITGGEPMLREDIADVIKIMKEEGVDHIQMNTNGIRHAMDPEAAREVRLAGCNNLYLSFDGVTARTNPKNHWEIPYALDSCRKTGTTVVFVPTVIKSINDHELGGIIRYAQKNMDVVHAVNFQPVSLTGRMGKSEREKYRITVPDCIQRIEEQTNGEVTVDDWFPVPSCMPLTNVIEAFSSKPKYELSIHFACGAGTYIFEDEETKKFVPLTKFCDIQGMLELFEDKAEEIRSGKNKYFTMLEVVRKLKGFVDSKKQPAGLDLAKMFGNILMKRSFDSVGSWHVKGLFLGMMHFQDKYNEDLERLQRCDIHYVTPDLRIVPFCAFNVIPEWYRDRIQKKYSITVEEWEEREGVKLEDGLYRGLMRRGAGDELAAGCAKSEMFHQAAQATM